AACAGACTAAACTAATTTGATCAAGTTAATAGAGACGTACCCAAACCTTCACATGTATCATCTCTGTGTGCAGTTACCCAACCAACCCCGGTGGCTCTCGAGGCTCCGCTGACTTCActcaggctgctgctgccgctgttgctgctgctgctgccacagcgACTGCCACTGCCACGGCAACAGTTGCCGCCATTCAGGAGAAACAAAACCAAGAGATGAACTATGGACAGGTGAGGGAGGAGGGCCACTAATAATGCAGTTATAACTCTGCTACATGAGTTATCAGGTGGTCATTCAGTTCTATGTTGCTTCAGGAAACTTAAAGTGAGATGATCCATTTAAATATAAGTGTCAAACAAGATGTGAGCCTGAAGCAAACAAAAAGCTCATTGTAGAAGAGTTGGCAGGAGTCCCtgttttgcatttagctttgtattactagaataggggtagtatttttgaaatagtgtgcttcctaacctcagtttcccctgagttgagaaatatcttcattcttttctttgttacatgcccaccagtgacaaatttttaaaaatactactattctagtaatacagaGCTAAACGCAAAGTggtgaagtgttcctttaaatGCAATGTCAAAGTACTCTCAGACAGGTTTTATAGTTAACAATTATTGTCttgtaaatgtttgctttttgtgtCCGCAGATGGGAGGCCCAGCCTACAATAATCAGTTCATGCCACACTCTGGCCCCCGTGGCCCGCCCAGTATGGCAACTGGAGGTATGGGCCCTGGTCCAGGAGGACCTTCCAGGGTCCCCCCCTCAATGGGACCCATGTATGGACCTGGAGGAGGCCCACAGAGAGTTCCCCAGCATCCAAACTATGGTCCTGGACCACAGCAAGGTCACCTGAGGCCCCCTCAGGGCCTTAAACGGCCCTACAGCTCTGAGGTGAGAGTCGAGAGGTTTAGCTCTACTGTGAAACCCATTTTTAGGTTAAATCCATAATAAACCTGAGTAAGTCGGATAAGATTAATATCTAACCTTTTCAAATTGAACATCACTAAATATGTACCGTTCTACTAGTGTCTAACATTTGTATTCCTGTCTCAGTCATTCCCAGGAATGTCTCAGCAGTACGGCGTCCCTGTCGGCTCCAGTGTAAATGTGATGTCGGGTCCTGGTGGCGCTGGTGGTGCAATGGTGGGTTCAGGTGGAGGTGGTCACCCCGGGCCTGGTCCGTTCTCTGGACCAAACATGCAGTACCACCCAGGTAAGATGGTGGCAGGTTGAACACTGGAAGAAGCTCGAGAGAGAGTCATCTGATCGAAGTCTGAGGATCTTTACTGTTTGTTTACCTCTAGGTCCTGGTGGTCCAGGCCCTGCCCCCCAGCGTTCTGGCTCTTCCCCCTCATACCAGAGCCATAAGATGTCCCTCCCGCAGTACCCCCCCTCTGGCCCCCCCAACTCGCAGTATTACAAGGTGAATAATGTTATGCTGCCATATatctgagtgtgtgtatttacacatGATAAAAACTTGAAAGCATGACTTAAGTTGTCTGTTCTGCACCAGGACCAGTTAAATGGTCAGAGTGGAGGTTTAAACACTCTGACagcaggaggtggtggaggtgtcTACAACTCCTTTAACCAGCCTTCTGGGGTAAGAAGTTCtctttttgtgggttttttgcaAATAGTTAAAATGAAcgatttaaattttaaatacacatttattgtttctctctttctttcagccTGGTCGAGGATTGCCAGGTTACCCGTCCTCCCCAGTACCTGGTAACCCAACTCCTCCCATCACCCCCAGTAGCTCCATGGCCCCGCCCTACATGTCGCCTGGCAACAGTGACATCAAACCACCACCCTCTTCCTTCCTGCCTGACATCAAACCCAACTTGGCCAACCTGGCACCACCCCCACCTACAGGTACTCTTCATAAACAGAGAACGTTTTGAATTGATGCATTCAGATTGATAACAGCGTAATACACATAGGTAACAGTGTAATAACAGTGtaataaaaattacattttacccAATTAAATTTTTACTCATTATCTCAGTTTTGTGTATGAAACTCAAAGGCTCATTTTAATATGATGTCACAGCCAAGTGTCCATGTCTGGCCATGTTGACTTCCTGTTAACAGGTAACCCCAGCGACGAACTGCGGCTGACTTTCCCTGTGCGTGACGGTGTGGTCCTAGAGCCCTTCAGGTTGGAGCACAACCTGGCTGTGAGCAACCACGTCTTCCAGCTGCGAGACTCTGTCTATAAAACGCTTATCATGAGGTAAGAACTGATGATAATCTGATGATGTACTTTGCCATGCTTCACTATTTATCTCATCCATATATGAATGTTGATgcctgtatatatgtatgtatgtttgtatgtatcaGGCCAGATTTGGAGCTCCAGTTTAAGTGTTACCACCACGAGGATCGACAGATGAACACAAACTGGCCTGCCTCTGTCCAGGTCTGACAGTTATTCAGCTGTTTCTCAGTACATCATCACCAAGACATGTCACACTTTTTGTCACACCTGTCTTGTGTCTTTCAAAGGTGAGCGTGAACGCGACCCCTCTCACCATCGAGCGAGGTGACAACAAAACTTCCCATAAGCCTTTGTATCTGAAGCAGGTGTGTCAGGCAGGCAGGAACACCATCCAGATCACCGTCACGGCCTGCTGCTGTGTAAGAACACACACGGACtcaaaacacagaacacatggATGCttactctcagtgaaaacatggctacgAGACCTACGCAACGATTGTTTGTTGCACAACCCAATAAAGCATCTTGCAGCCTTTCAACGCCCTGGTTGCCAGCAGAGTTGGGCAAACGCAGCAAGCTGCAGCTATGTGTCAGACATCCCAAATGCTACCAAGCATAAAAAGCCTCACCACCCCTCTCGAGAAGTCtagaagagagaagaaaaagatttAAGTCCAACTACCTGTCTGTATGTTGCAGACATTTTGGCAACCATGCTCTATGATGTTTTGAATTGGGATTGCAGTAACCATTTTAAAATGCCTAAGGTTGCTGTACATTTTACATATAACCTACCAAACAAAGCAGTTGTACCTTTCCCCTCAACctaaacacagattttctctctttaCTTTGGTTTATTCtttgttattcttattatttggTTTAAGAGGCTGACATCTGTATTTATAGTTCtctctggcagccatgttttcaatgtttcaaGCAGGATCTCAAGCAGGGGGTGCACCCGAAATAACCCTGAAGTAAGTCTGCCATTttgttttaagtgatttaaatcctcctctctctgcagtctcacctgtTCGTCCTCCAGTTGGTCCATCGCCCATCGGTTCGCTCAGTGCTGCAAGGTCTGATGAAGAAGAGGCTGCTTCCTGCCGAGCATTGTGTCACCAAGAGTGAGTCATCTCTGGTTCTTAAtttctgctgtaaaaacatcatTGTGAATTTAtgtcaaaaagaaacaaactctGTTTGTGACACTGATccacctccctccctgtctctgtgACTCAGTAAAAAGGAACTTCAGCAGTGGGTCGATTCCAGGGACTCCCGGGTTAAATGGAGAGGACGGAGTGGAGCAGACAGCCATCAGAGTCTCGTTAAAATGTCCCATCACTTTCCGTCGCATCCAGCTGCCTGCCAGAGGTCACGACTGCAGACACATACAGGTCTGAGCACCTGCCAATCATAGCAGCCCACTCACCGTGATGTCACAGGGAAAACCAGTTTTCATCTGTGAGATACTGATGCttcgtgcgtgcgtgcgtgcgtgtgtgtgtgtgtgtgtgttacagtgttttGACCTGGAGTCGTACCTGCAGCTCAACTGTGAGAGAGGAACCTGGAGGTGCCCTGTGTGCAAGTATGTTCAACAAACACTCAGTATACAGCATTGGTCATACGTTATTTCCtctgtaacatgtttttgtttgtttgcagtaaAACAGCTCTGTTGGAAGGTCTGGAGGTTGAT
The DNA window shown above is from Solea senegalensis isolate Sse05_10M linkage group LG5, IFAPA_SoseM_1, whole genome shotgun sequence and carries:
- the LOC122769462 gene encoding zinc finger MIZ domain-containing protein 2-like isoform X1; its protein translation is MNPLNQMKAGLANNQHSDGSYSYDPTSWQQPTNQPAGSLSVVTTVWGVTNPSASQGLGGGVMGPGANHGGGPMMQGPGGPGMAGGPGGYMGQQGYGEPNKGYMNQGMYSRSTGGYAGGPGGYTGSYPTNPGGSRGSADFTQAAAAAVAAAAATATATATATVAAIQEKQNQEMNYGQMGGPAYNNQFMPHSGPRGPPSMATGGMGPGPGGPSRVPPSMGPMYGPGGGPQRVPQHPNYGPGPQQGHLRPPQGLKRPYSSESFPGMSQQYGVPVGSSVNVMSGPGGAGGAMVGSGGGGHPGPGPFSGPNMQYHPGPGGPGPAPQRSGSSPSYQSHKMSLPQYPPSGPPNSQYYKDQLNGQSGGLNTLTAGGGGGVYNSFNQPSGPGRGLPGYPSSPVPGNPTPPITPSSSMAPPYMSPGNSDIKPPPSSFLPDIKPNLANLAPPPPTGNPSDELRLTFPVRDGVVLEPFRLEHNLAVSNHVFQLRDSVYKTLIMRPDLELQFKCYHHEDRQMNTNWPASVQVSVNATPLTIERGDNKTSHKPLYLKQVCQAGRNTIQITVTACCCSHLFVLQLVHRPSVRSVLQGLMKKRLLPAEHCVTKIKRNFSSGSIPGTPGLNGEDGVEQTAIRVSLKCPITFRRIQLPARGHDCRHIQCFDLESYLQLNCERGTWRCPVCNKTALLEGLEVDQYMLGILIYVQNSEYEEITIDPVCSWKPVPVKPDIHVKEESDGPVLKRCRTLSPSHMVLPSVMEMIASLGPAPSSTTSAASSSPMPYSSLPSGGSNNSSNTPDYPGPGRAHPAQSYSAQSGSFSDFSGPGTPGVGGDFSSPGPPPLSYQSELSSALLTPDKPPPHPLAGQISVSGHLDSTSHGAPLTQQSQALPGNSQLGGGNPMMQRNNHNPRLQGDSTFGLGGSADVSEPSLDLLPELTNPDELLSYLGPPDLPSNNNDDLLSLFENN
- the LOC122769462 gene encoding zinc finger MIZ domain-containing protein 2-like isoform X2 produces the protein MNPLNQMKAGLANNQHSDGSYSYDPTSWQQPTNQPAGSLSVVTTVWGVTNPSASQGLGGGVMGPGANHGGGPMMQGPGGPGMAGGPGGYMGQQGYGEPNKGYMNQGMYSRSTGGYAGGPGGYTGSYPTNPGGSRGSADFTQAAAAAVAAAAATATATATATVAAIQEKQNQEMNYGQMGGPAYNNQFMPHSGPRGPPSMATGGMGPGPGGPSRVPPSMGPMYGPGGGPQRVPQHPNYGPGPQQGHLRPPQGLKRPYSSESFPGMSQQYGVPVGSSVNVMSGPGGAGGAMVGSGGGGHPGPGPFSGPNMQYHPGPGGPGPAPQRSGSSPSYQSHKMSLPQYPPSGPPNSQYYKDQLNGQSGGLNTLTAGGGGGVYNSFNQPSGPGRGLPGYPSSPVPGNPTPPITPSSSMAPPYMSPGNSDIKPPPSSFLPDIKPNLANLAPPPPTGNPSDELRLTFPVRDGVVLEPFRLEHNLAVSNHVFQLRDSVYKTLIMRPDLELQFKCYHHEDRQMNTNWPASVQVSVNATPLTIERGDNKTSHKPLYLKQVCQAGRNTIQITVTACCCSHLFVLQLVHRPSVRSVLQGLMKKRLLPAEHCVTKIKRNFSSGSIPGTPGLNGEDGVEQTAIRVSLKCPITFRRIQLPARGHDCRHIQCFDLESYLQLNCERGTWRCPVCNKTALLEGLEVDQYMLGILIYVQNSEYEEITIDPVCSWKPVPVKPDIHVKEESDGPVLKRCRTLSPSHMVLPSVMEMIASLGPAPSSTTSAASSSPMPYSSLPSGGSNNSSNTPDYPGPAQSYSAQSGSFSDFSGPGTPGVGGDFSSPGPPPLSYQSELSSALLTPDKPPPHPLAGQISVSGHLDSTSHGAPLTQQSQALPGNSQLGGGNPMMQRNNHNPRLQGDSTFGLGGSADVSEPSLDLLPELTNPDELLSYLGPPDLPSNNNDDLLSLFENN